In Nitrospira sp., one DNA window encodes the following:
- a CDS encoding glycosyltransferase family 9 protein, producing the protein MSKQVLLINITRMGDLVQMGTLLQRLQHEWPGAAVDLVVDQRFAPVAKLLPHLRHVISYDFHRLVDESRAQTTDVVSLYRDMTRWAAPLVGAGYDRAVNLTFNRRSGLLTSYVGAKDIRGIAAPKQGDVTLHNPWMAYLTDVHTQRRFNQFNLVDIYALGGSGLGPFAPLSLSIPPDVAQWGKEFLTSQTDQAIPWMAVQVGASDPMKAWRPELFGRTLAALSRQTRIGYVFIGTEEERTAIRLAQSTYREAGGTGPLCDAVGRTTLPQLAAILANCRALLTNDTGPMHLAVGVGTPVIDLSVGHVDFRETGPYGPGHWIVQPEFPCAPCGFDQVCLHHACKDRLEPDQIAALCLHVLDGAAFPHSTSGMRIYRSRVDEDGLGGAELVAGQEDPTVSWYGRFWRRYWFKEFTGRPSQIPVATILPPDFTEARSILNHLAPLATTLLATAEELARLTKRRPLPVRALKEVQAREGNARQQVVALSMQNPAAASLAVALVRDTHNDEGNDLADMAHTRVATYQRWQSRLQTVASYLHSLSETADSPAHEGPRALPMARSA; encoded by the coding sequence ATGAGCAAACAGGTCCTACTCATCAACATTACCCGCATGGGCGATCTCGTGCAAATGGGCACCTTGCTCCAGCGGTTGCAACACGAGTGGCCTGGTGCCGCGGTCGATCTCGTCGTGGATCAACGATTTGCCCCAGTCGCCAAATTGCTCCCGCATCTCCGGCATGTCATCAGCTATGACTTCCATCGGCTGGTCGATGAGAGCCGGGCACAAACCACGGACGTCGTGAGCCTCTACCGAGATATGACGCGCTGGGCTGCCCCGTTGGTAGGCGCAGGATACGATCGGGCCGTGAACCTGACCTTCAACCGACGGAGTGGTTTATTGACCTCGTACGTCGGCGCAAAAGACATTCGTGGAATCGCCGCACCGAAACAGGGAGATGTGACGCTCCACAATCCCTGGATGGCCTACCTGACGGACGTACACACACAACGACGGTTCAATCAGTTCAACTTGGTGGACATCTACGCCCTAGGTGGCAGCGGGCTCGGCCCATTCGCGCCCTTGTCATTGAGCATTCCGCCCGATGTCGCACAGTGGGGGAAGGAATTTCTCACGTCACAGACCGACCAGGCCATCCCTTGGATGGCGGTACAAGTCGGTGCGAGCGATCCCATGAAAGCCTGGCGGCCAGAACTCTTCGGCAGGACCCTGGCCGCGCTCAGCCGTCAGACCCGGATCGGCTATGTGTTCATCGGGACCGAAGAAGAGCGAACGGCCATTCGTCTGGCTCAATCCACCTATCGCGAGGCGGGGGGAACCGGCCCGCTCTGTGATGCCGTCGGACGCACCACGCTGCCACAGCTTGCGGCAATTCTTGCGAATTGCCGCGCACTCCTCACGAACGACACGGGCCCTATGCACCTCGCCGTGGGAGTCGGAACTCCGGTCATCGATCTGTCAGTCGGGCATGTGGATTTTCGAGAAACCGGCCCGTATGGACCGGGACACTGGATCGTGCAGCCGGAATTCCCCTGTGCGCCCTGCGGCTTCGATCAGGTGTGTCTGCATCACGCGTGCAAGGATCGGCTTGAGCCGGATCAGATCGCCGCCCTGTGTCTGCATGTGCTCGACGGCGCGGCCTTTCCTCACTCAACCAGCGGGATGAGAATCTACCGGTCTCGCGTAGACGAGGACGGGCTCGGCGGTGCGGAGCTTGTCGCCGGTCAGGAAGATCCCACCGTCAGCTGGTATGGCCGGTTTTGGCGGCGATATTGGTTTAAGGAATTCACGGGACGGCCCAGTCAGATTCCTGTCGCAACGATTCTGCCGCCGGATTTCACCGAGGCCCGCAGCATTCTAAATCATCTTGCTCCGCTCGCAACAACCTTACTCGCGACCGCAGAAGAACTCGCTCGCCTTACCAAGCGGCGTCCGTTGCCTGTGCGAGCCCTGAAGGAGGTGCAGGCGCGTGAGGGGAACGCACGGCAGCAGGTTGTCGCCTTGAGCATGCAGAATCCCGCGGCCGCATCGCTCGCCGTCGCGCTTGTGCGGGACACCCACAACGATGAAGGCAACGATCTCGCAGACATGGCACACACGCGTGTCGCGACATATCAACGGTGGCAATCCCGCTTACAGACCGTCGCCTCATATCTCCATTCGCTATCCGAGACGGCAGATTCTCCGGCACACGAGGGGCCGCGGGCGCTTCCCATGGCGCGTTCGGCCTAG
- a CDS encoding glycosyltransferase family 9 protein, translating into MPHEPSPEQRSLVIQLARLGDLVQTLPAIEALREAYPERTLDILCAAPLTGLLSHMRHIGRVIPWDGAQWRGWATRWHENPTATMQAMQHHLMSLGDTTYERVYPLNQHERSHLMTQLFSRHASREPEQARIETRMRPWAEHLRHVAKERGANRVHLADAWCGMCGVLPRRHAPSCVPPAVELPGDLAEIGERQGRWVALATGAGEADRCVSPAVWSRWILEFLTQTQDGQVVLIGSGTERETAQAIFDALPPLLHGHVWDATGRTNISQLMRVLHNCHWVIGADTGPLHLGTLVGTRALGWYFSRARVHETGPYGDGHWVYQHATQAPPQRWPIMESIALMCGDQGRNATDWTLWRSRMDRWGAYFDDGRGNDTVEHSRADIWRACAPALCESIAA; encoded by the coding sequence ATGCCGCATGAGCCCTCACCGGAACAGCGAAGTCTGGTGATTCAATTGGCTCGACTGGGTGATCTGGTTCAAACGCTTCCCGCCATCGAGGCGTTGCGGGAAGCCTATCCGGAACGAACCCTGGACATCCTCTGTGCGGCACCGTTGACGGGACTCCTGAGTCACATGCGTCATATCGGCCGTGTGATTCCCTGGGACGGGGCACAGTGGCGGGGCTGGGCCACTCGTTGGCATGAGAATCCGACCGCCACCATGCAGGCCATGCAGCACCATCTCATGTCTCTTGGCGACACGACGTACGAACGGGTGTATCCGCTGAATCAGCATGAACGTAGCCATCTGATGACGCAGTTGTTCTCACGCCATGCCTCCCGGGAACCGGAACAAGCTCGCATCGAGACACGCATGCGGCCGTGGGCCGAGCATCTCCGGCACGTCGCCAAGGAGCGGGGTGCCAATCGAGTGCATCTCGCTGACGCCTGGTGCGGCATGTGCGGCGTGCTGCCGCGCAGACACGCGCCGTCGTGTGTGCCCCCGGCTGTCGAGCTGCCGGGAGACCTCGCCGAGATCGGTGAGCGTCAGGGACGCTGGGTAGCATTGGCCACCGGAGCAGGGGAGGCGGATCGTTGTGTCAGTCCGGCCGTGTGGAGCCGATGGATTCTCGAATTCTTGACACAGACCCAAGATGGACAGGTCGTGCTGATCGGGAGCGGCACCGAACGTGAAACTGCCCAGGCGATTTTCGATGCACTTCCCCCGTTACTCCATGGTCACGTATGGGATGCAACCGGTCGCACGAACATCTCCCAGTTGATGCGTGTGCTTCACAACTGCCACTGGGTCATCGGAGCTGATACGGGTCCGCTTCATCTTGGCACGCTGGTGGGCACTCGAGCCCTGGGTTGGTATTTTTCACGTGCCCGGGTGCATGAAACTGGTCCCTATGGCGACGGACATTGGGTCTATCAGCATGCCACGCAAGCGCCGCCTCAACGCTGGCCGATCATGGAGAGTATCGCGCTGATGTGCGGTGACCAGGGTCGCAACGCGACCGATTGGACCCTGTGGAGGAGTCGGATGGATCGATGGGGAGCGTATTTTGACGACGGTCGCGGGAATGACACAGTCGAGCACTCGCGTGCCGACATCTGGCGAGCGTGTGCACCGGCCCTTTGCGAATCGATCGCGGCATGA
- a CDS encoding helix-turn-helix domain-containing protein, translating into MNDAAATTTRVSLDSVSPSEGEILTVSEVARFLRVPKSTVYKLARLGELPASKIGKHWRFLRRDIHEWMHGRTQRN; encoded by the coding sequence ATGAACGATGCTGCTGCGACAACAACCAGAGTCAGCCTCGACAGTGTATCGCCTTCGGAAGGCGAGATTCTCACCGTCTCGGAAGTGGCGCGTTTTCTACGCGTGCCCAAATCCACGGTGTATAAGCTCGCGCGCCTGGGAGAATTGCCGGCTTCCAAGATTGGAAAGCATTGGCGGTTTCTGCGGCGCGACATTCACGAATGGATGCACGGCCGGACCCAGCGCAACTGA
- a CDS encoding PilZ domain-containing protein: MQNPPPSLNNEERREWLRIDDRLLLEYRRLDEPADAMNAYLPPATEDTIATAVSKPTLDLLVRGGETFAGSPLLPWVSKIDWMLETILKSLVKSHPGSVAIARLTEVDISAGGLGFDTPRQFEVDDVLMIKFILPPFSMIETSARITRVSPLATRPAEFHLATQFVELGGDEQELIIRHILQVQAERLRARKAAH; encoded by the coding sequence ATGCAGAACCCTCCCCCCAGCTTGAACAACGAAGAACGCCGTGAATGGCTGCGCATCGACGATCGTCTGTTGCTCGAATATCGCCGCCTCGATGAGCCGGCAGATGCCATGAACGCCTACCTCCCGCCCGCGACGGAAGACACCATTGCCACGGCCGTATCGAAACCGACGCTCGACCTGCTGGTTCGGGGAGGGGAGACGTTTGCCGGATCTCCGCTTCTGCCGTGGGTGTCCAAAATCGATTGGATGCTGGAGACCATTTTGAAATCGCTGGTGAAAAGCCACCCCGGAAGCGTAGCGATCGCCCGCTTAACCGAAGTGGACATCAGCGCAGGCGGATTAGGGTTCGATACTCCACGCCAATTCGAGGTGGACGACGTATTGATGATCAAGTTCATCCTGCCGCCGTTCAGCATGATCGAGACCAGCGCGCGCATCACCCGGGTCAGTCCGCTCGCCACCCGTCCCGCAGAGTTTCATCTCGCTACCCAGTTTGTGGAGTTGGGGGGAGATGAGCAGGAACTCATTATCCGACACATTCTTCAGGTTCAAGCTGAACGGCTACGGGCGAGAAAAGCCGCACACTGA
- a CDS encoding P-loop NTPase, giving the protein MATIVSIASGKGGVGKSIIAANLSMLMAKRGKRVVLADLDVGGADAHILFGMLNPPRTLTDFIERRVARLEEVLQPISAHPFLQLIPGTGDTLATANLPYAKKKRLIRHFAQLQADVIVIDIGAGTSYHALDFFLMADHYVAVATPDPTSVLDLYRFIKLAAIRRVLSAFLSRDAVSEALSDRDFSSIEEVIQAVTETDPNAREVASRTLQGFQPHLIVNRVSGKSRVNVLHLKKLLQEYVGGDLMTLGEVPDDPAVTRAVRSFLPVVECEPTAPASLALTQAADALLAVMASHLTHPVEPDPAPEQAAPSPIPS; this is encoded by the coding sequence ATGGCCACGATTGTGTCGATCGCATCAGGCAAAGGTGGAGTCGGAAAAAGCATTATCGCCGCCAATCTGTCCATGTTGATGGCGAAACGGGGGAAGCGCGTGGTGCTTGCCGACCTGGACGTGGGCGGCGCCGATGCACATATTCTATTCGGCATGTTGAACCCCCCTCGTACGTTGACTGATTTCATCGAGCGGCGCGTGGCACGGTTGGAAGAGGTGCTCCAACCGATCTCCGCGCATCCCTTTTTGCAATTGATCCCTGGGACCGGCGATACGCTGGCCACCGCCAATCTTCCCTATGCCAAGAAAAAGCGGTTGATTCGCCATTTCGCCCAACTCCAAGCCGACGTCATCGTGATCGATATTGGCGCCGGCACCAGCTACCATGCGCTCGATTTTTTCCTCATGGCCGACCACTACGTGGCGGTTGCGACGCCGGATCCAACGTCCGTGCTCGACCTCTACCGCTTTATCAAGCTTGCGGCAATCCGCCGGGTGCTGTCGGCATTCCTGTCGCGCGACGCGGTGAGTGAAGCCCTTTCGGATCGTGATTTCTCAAGTATCGAGGAAGTGATTCAGGCGGTGACCGAGACGGATCCCAATGCGCGCGAGGTGGCCAGCCGAACTTTGCAAGGATTCCAGCCGCATTTGATCGTCAATCGCGTGTCAGGCAAGTCGCGTGTCAACGTGTTGCACCTGAAGAAGCTCCTGCAGGAGTATGTTGGGGGCGATCTGATGACGCTGGGAGAGGTTCCCGATGATCCGGCCGTCACGCGCGCGGTCCGTAGTTTCCTGCCGGTCGTCGAATGCGAGCCCACGGCGCCCGCGTCCCTTGCGCTCACGCAGGCGGCTGATGCATTGCTGGCCGTGATGGCGAGCCATCTCACACATCCGGTCGAGCCCGATCCCGCGCCGGAACAGGCCGCGCCTTCGCCCATTCCTTCCTGA
- a CDS encoding glycosyltransferase, which yields MNILHDNLTRLASGHQDLTTTVKSAAGGVLTIEPARSGVPSAKRAGRWIHSAYDPLREAQTWAETHAAACRAGETVVVAGVGLLYHVEALRKTLSPDIALAVLVPHINELHDALAARKLDSWSTQIQWLVGTADDMATQLGRSGRPIRCLSYSPAAAPDADFHRTFEEALRRILARQAGGQLTIALVGPIYGGSLPIARYVKRALETLGHTVQWIDHSVHAGSYEVMGRLKDGRNRQILQGRMADLLSQWSLASLAESPPDLVLSLAQAPLTLPMLEHLRKKKFLTAMWFVENYRHLTYWQQMAPGYEYWFVIQQEACLNAFRQAGARHVSYLPMAADPDMHRPMTLSEEDRRTFGADLSFVGAGYANRRRLFPALLRHPWSFKVWGNEWEGADDLRSVIQLNGARIDTDTCMKVFNATTINLNLHSTSGEGLDPQGDFVNPRTFELAACGAFQLVDDRSCLREFFTEQEMVSFREFQEVPKLVTHWLGDQPARQAMTLAARERVLAAHTYVHRMQDLLGQIGLSQPDRVGAVLRGERQQEFLLNRCADDRSLHALLKDCPAGQRIELKDVAAHIRSKGTAAPLTREELMVLMLDEYRSETRDLI from the coding sequence ATGAATATCCTTCACGACAACCTCACTCGCCTGGCCTCAGGCCATCAGGACCTGACAACAACAGTCAAGTCTGCTGCCGGTGGGGTGTTGACGATCGAACCGGCTCGCAGTGGCGTGCCCTCCGCGAAACGCGCCGGACGCTGGATCCACAGCGCCTACGACCCGCTACGTGAAGCACAGACCTGGGCAGAGACGCATGCGGCTGCCTGCCGCGCTGGGGAGACCGTGGTCGTCGCGGGAGTGGGCTTGCTCTATCACGTGGAGGCGCTGCGCAAGACGCTCTCGCCGGACATCGCGCTTGCCGTGCTGGTACCCCACATCAATGAATTGCACGATGCCCTGGCCGCACGAAAACTAGACTCCTGGAGTACGCAGATTCAGTGGCTCGTCGGGACGGCGGACGACATGGCTACACAATTGGGCAGGAGCGGCCGGCCCATTCGATGCCTGTCCTATTCTCCTGCAGCCGCTCCAGACGCGGATTTCCATCGAACATTTGAGGAGGCGCTGCGCCGTATCCTGGCCAGGCAGGCCGGCGGACAACTGACGATCGCGTTGGTCGGCCCGATTTACGGGGGGTCTCTGCCCATCGCGCGTTATGTCAAACGGGCACTCGAAACATTGGGTCATACCGTGCAGTGGATCGACCACAGTGTTCATGCGGGCAGCTATGAAGTGATGGGGAGGCTGAAGGACGGGCGGAATCGCCAAATCCTGCAGGGCAGAATGGCGGACCTTCTCAGTCAATGGAGCCTTGCCTCGTTAGCCGAATCACCACCGGACCTCGTCCTCTCGCTGGCCCAGGCTCCGTTGACCTTGCCGATGTTGGAACATCTGCGGAAGAAGAAATTTCTCACCGCGATGTGGTTCGTGGAGAACTATCGCCATCTGACCTATTGGCAACAGATGGCACCGGGCTATGAATACTGGTTCGTGATTCAGCAGGAAGCCTGCCTGAATGCCTTTCGACAAGCCGGTGCGAGGCACGTCAGCTACCTCCCAATGGCCGCAGACCCTGACATGCATCGGCCGATGACGCTTTCGGAGGAGGACCGCCGAACGTTTGGAGCAGACCTTTCCTTCGTGGGCGCCGGATATGCGAATCGACGCCGACTCTTCCCGGCGCTGCTGCGCCACCCCTGGTCCTTTAAGGTGTGGGGGAATGAATGGGAGGGAGCCGATGATCTGCGGTCCGTGATCCAGTTGAACGGAGCCAGGATCGATACTGACACTTGCATGAAGGTCTTCAACGCGACGACGATCAATCTCAATCTGCACTCGACAAGTGGCGAAGGGCTGGATCCTCAGGGTGACTTCGTGAACCCTCGTACCTTTGAACTGGCTGCCTGCGGGGCATTTCAACTGGTCGATGATCGATCTTGCTTGCGCGAGTTTTTCACGGAGCAGGAGATGGTGTCGTTCCGGGAGTTTCAGGAGGTGCCGAAACTGGTGACGCACTGGCTGGGAGACCAGCCGGCCCGACAAGCCATGACGCTGGCCGCGCGAGAGCGGGTGCTGGCGGCGCATACCTATGTGCACCGTATGCAGGATCTGCTGGGGCAGATCGGGCTCTCGCAGCCGGATCGGGTCGGAGCAGTCTTGCGAGGGGAGCGCCAACAGGAATTTCTGTTGAACCGTTGCGCCGACGATCGCTCGCTGCACGCGCTGCTCAAAGACTGCCCCGCTGGGCAACGGATCGAGCTGAAGGACGTGGCCGCGCACATCAGGAGCAAAGGGACGGCCGCGCCCCTCACGCGTGAGGAACTCATGGTCCTGATGCTGGATGAATATCGTAGCGAAACCCGTGACCTGATATGA
- a CDS encoding flagellin FliC — MALVVNTNVASLAAQRNLSINQAQLGKSVERLSSGLRITRAADDAAGLGVSETLRAQIRSINQANRNAGDGISLTQVADGAAATTGSLLSRMRELATQSASGTLGTTERSYLDQEFTALRSEIDRIATTTEYNGQPLLSGSSNTFEVFIGFKSGSGNSLNVALDDLDVAAIGLTGASVSTAAAAQSMLSKIDSAISAVATARANYGSIQSRFEVAIQNLTVTAENFTAADSRIRDADIAQETSVFTKNQILTQSGIAILAQANSLPQQALALLRG; from the coding sequence ATGGCATTAGTAGTCAATACCAACGTCGCGTCACTGGCAGCTCAACGGAACCTTTCGATCAACCAAGCTCAATTGGGGAAGTCCGTTGAGCGGTTGTCGTCAGGCTTGCGAATCACCCGTGCGGCGGATGACGCGGCCGGATTGGGCGTGTCCGAAACATTGCGCGCCCAGATTCGTTCCATCAATCAGGCCAATCGAAACGCCGGTGACGGCATCAGCTTGACCCAGGTCGCAGACGGTGCGGCTGCGACGACCGGCAGCTTGTTGTCTCGTATGCGTGAGTTGGCAACCCAGTCTGCCAGCGGAACGCTGGGCACGACCGAGCGTTCGTATCTGGACCAGGAATTCACGGCGTTGCGTTCGGAAATCGATCGCATTGCGACGACGACGGAATATAACGGTCAGCCGCTTCTCAGTGGAAGCAGCAACACGTTTGAAGTCTTCATCGGCTTCAAGAGCGGATCAGGCAATTCGTTGAATGTGGCCTTGGACGACCTCGACGTAGCGGCGATCGGCTTGACCGGCGCCAGTGTGTCGACGGCGGCGGCCGCACAGTCGATGCTTTCAAAAATCGACAGCGCGATTAGCGCCGTCGCAACCGCCCGCGCGAATTACGGTTCGATCCAGAGCCGGTTCGAAGTCGCGATCCAGAATCTGACGGTCACGGCTGAGAACTTCACAGCGGCGGATTCTCGAATCCGGGATGCGGACATTGCCCAAGAGACATCTGTGTTCACGAAGAACCAGATCCTCACCCAATCCGGTATCGCGATCTTGGCGCAAGCCAATTCGCTGCCACAGCAAGCATTAGCGCTGCTGAGAGGATAA
- the fliD gene encoding flagellar filament capping protein FliD, protein MAISFGGLGNGVDFGQVVTELAKVQRAPIDALNAKKTDLQKKLTDYGTLGDKLLALQSAANALRLPTSFDRTTTTVSDDTKLTAQAGAGAATGSYTIQVTQLAKSNQITNTAAKAVTSTTTAIVSGGTGTFTFKVGSGSDQTVTLADGATLDDLRSAINDLGAGVTASVINTGTTASPAYRLTLTATASGATNTVSVVTDTTSLDFTNTSGTGGSSTLQAGQNAIVVIGDPGQTTISIERESNVISDAIPDVTLTLKSKTVTTPTPEPVTVNISTDPDSVKTNIKALATAYNDIVKFVNERTTYDISTKTGGIFFNESTAKNVLSQLRTSLSGQVSGLSTYTTVGEVGFKTERDGTVTIDDAKLDTALANNYSATKALFVTQTTSSGIADRVVKTVDFLDAVDTGAFTVRKTSITSQISKLTDEIGRKEDIASQYEDRLRQQFASLDALLQQLQSQSSALKALQ, encoded by the coding sequence ATGGCGATCAGTTTCGGCGGGTTAGGCAATGGCGTGGACTTTGGCCAGGTTGTCACTGAGCTGGCTAAAGTCCAACGCGCGCCGATCGACGCGTTGAACGCGAAGAAGACAGACCTGCAGAAAAAACTGACCGACTATGGGACCCTGGGCGATAAGCTACTCGCACTCCAAAGCGCAGCCAATGCGCTTCGCCTGCCAACCAGCTTCGACCGCACGACCACGACTGTCAGCGATGACACCAAACTAACCGCTCAAGCCGGGGCCGGCGCGGCCACCGGCAGCTACACCATTCAAGTCACGCAGCTTGCAAAATCGAATCAGATTACGAACACAGCCGCGAAGGCGGTGACATCTACAACCACCGCGATCGTGTCCGGCGGCACGGGAACCTTTACCTTCAAGGTCGGCAGTGGGAGTGATCAAACCGTCACCCTCGCCGACGGCGCCACTCTCGATGACCTCCGTTCCGCCATCAACGATCTCGGTGCCGGCGTGACCGCCTCAGTCATCAACACGGGAACGACCGCGAGCCCGGCCTATCGCCTCACATTGACCGCGACCGCTTCCGGCGCCACCAATACCGTCTCGGTCGTCACAGATACCACAAGTTTGGACTTTACCAACACCAGCGGGACCGGAGGCAGCAGTACGCTCCAAGCTGGTCAGAACGCGATTGTCGTGATCGGCGATCCCGGCCAGACGACGATTTCTATCGAGCGGGAAAGCAATGTGATCAGCGATGCCATTCCGGATGTCACGCTCACGTTGAAGTCCAAGACTGTCACCACTCCTACGCCGGAACCGGTCACCGTCAATATCAGCACTGACCCTGACAGCGTGAAAACCAACATCAAGGCGCTGGCAACCGCCTATAATGATATTGTGAAATTCGTCAATGAGCGCACGACCTATGATATCTCGACAAAGACTGGCGGCATTTTCTTCAATGAAAGTACGGCGAAAAACGTCTTGAGCCAGTTGCGCACTTCGCTCTCCGGACAGGTCAGTGGGTTGTCAACGTATACAACCGTGGGAGAGGTCGGGTTCAAAACGGAACGCGATGGGACCGTCACGATAGACGATGCCAAATTAGACACCGCATTGGCGAATAACTACAGCGCCACCAAAGCCCTGTTTGTCACGCAAACGACCTCCAGCGGCATTGCGGACCGAGTGGTCAAGACTGTTGATTTCCTCGATGCCGTCGATACCGGCGCATTTACGGTGAGAAAGACCTCCATCACCAGCCAGATCAGCAAACTCACCGATGAAATCGGCCGCAAGGAAGATATCGCATCCCAATATGAGGATCGGTTGCGACAGCAGTTTGCATCCCTCGATGCCTTACTCCAACAACTCCAAAGCCAATCCAGCGCTCTTAAGGCGTTACAATAA
- a CDS encoding flagellar protein FlaG translates to MLPEVSNYKDLSAAAIQATQHGPQHSTDKTVEAKDPQPESSSTPETKGKDLEQALTRVREVFKKADSRLEFSVDPDLDRVVVKVMDGDSGTVIRQIPQQEVIDLAKRLETPTGLLLHHKV, encoded by the coding sequence ATGCTCCCAGAGGTTTCGAATTATAAAGACCTCTCCGCAGCCGCTATCCAGGCGACGCAGCACGGACCTCAGCATTCGACTGACAAGACGGTCGAGGCGAAAGATCCCCAGCCTGAGTCGTCGTCTACTCCTGAGACGAAGGGAAAAGATCTGGAACAGGCCCTCACACGTGTGCGTGAGGTGTTCAAGAAGGCAGACTCCAGGCTGGAGTTTAGCGTCGATCCGGATCTGGATCGGGTGGTGGTCAAGGTGATGGATGGAGATTCCGGTACCGTCATCCGCCAGATTCCACAACAGGAAGTCATTGATCTGGCGAAGAGGCTGGAGACGCCCACTGGGCTGCTCCTGCACCACAAGGTGTAG
- the fliS gene encoding flagellar export chaperone FliS produces MIATAANAYQQTQVMTASRVQLIVLLYDSAIQSMELARESILTNNYKDKARFLDRSMAIVGELSSVLDFERGGEIAVSLHRLYDYMVQQCIQANLRHNGKHLNGPIRCLTTLREGWQVVARQESVTHVGA; encoded by the coding sequence ATGATTGCTACGGCAGCTAACGCCTATCAACAAACTCAAGTCATGACAGCCAGTCGTGTGCAACTCATCGTGCTGCTCTACGATTCAGCGATTCAATCGATGGAGCTCGCCCGGGAATCCATTCTCACCAACAACTACAAGGACAAGGCCCGATTCCTCGACCGCAGCATGGCCATCGTCGGGGAATTATCCAGCGTCCTGGATTTTGAGCGAGGCGGGGAGATCGCCGTGTCATTGCATCGCCTGTACGACTACATGGTGCAGCAGTGTATCCAAGCCAATCTTCGGCATAACGGCAAACACCTGAATGGGCCTATCCGTTGCTTGACGACCCTTCGAGAAGGATGGCAGGTCGTGGCCCGGCAGGAATCGGTGACTCATGTCGGTGCCTAA